The following nucleotide sequence is from Longimicrobium sp..
CGCGAGGCCGCCGCGGCTTCCAGCCCGCGCTCGCGCAGCGGCGCCACGCACTCCGGAACCAGGGCGCAGATGCCCAGCAGGCAGTCTTCGGCGCTGCCCACCTCGACGGCGGCGCCCAGCCGGTCGAGCCCGGGCATCAGCGTGTCGGGGGCGGGCTCGTTGGATTGCACGATGCGGATCTTGGCCAGTGCCGTGGGAATGGTGGCCTCGTGCTCCGACATCAGCTCCTCGTGCAGCTTTTCGCCGGGGCGAAGCCCGGTGAACACGATGGGAACGTCGCGGTACGGCTCCAGCCCCGAAAGCCGGATCAGGTTCTCGGCCAGCTCCACGATGCGCACCGGCTCGCCCATGTCGAGCATGCAGATGCGCCCCGCGGCGTCGGGGATCGCCGAGGCCTGCAGCACCAGCTGCACCGCTTCGGGAATGGTCATGAAGTACCGCGTGACGTCGGGGTGCGTCACCGTCAGGGGCTGCCCCGCGTCCATCTGGCGCCGGAACAGGGGAAGCACGCTCCCGTCGGAGCCCAGCACGTTCCCGAAGCGCACGGCGCGGAAGTCGGTGCCCGCGCGGCGCAGCGAGGGCCAGCCCAGCACCACCTGCTCGGCCACGCGCTTGGTGGCCCCCATGACGCTGGAGGGGTGCACCGCC
It contains:
- a CDS encoding UDP-N-acetylglucosamine 4,6-dehydratase family protein — translated: SMRELLDGRARLGELRPVQVEDLLGRDTVALELAGVQEDLEGRVVLVTGGAGSIGSELARQVAAMEPRRLVVLDQAETPLYYAVLDLVRAHPRLDIVPVVADITNEGRMESVFAEHRPDCVFHAAAYKHVPLMEDNAVEAVRNNTLGTLCVAQMAARFGADKFVLISTDKAVHPSSVMGATKRVAEQVVLGWPSLRRAGTDFRAVRFGNVLGSDGSVLPLFRRQMDAGQPLTVTHPDVTRYFMTIPEAVQLVLQASAIPDAAGRICMLDMGEPVRIVELAENLIRLSGLEPYRDVPIVFTGLRPGEKLHEELMSEHEATIPTALAKIRIVQSNEPAPDTLMPGLDRLGAAVEVGSAEDCLLGICALVPECVAPLRERGLEAAAASR